The Gossypium hirsutum isolate 1008001.06 chromosome A13, Gossypium_hirsutum_v2.1, whole genome shotgun sequence nucleotide sequence AGGTTAGTAAAGAACCAAAACGAACCTGGGCTCGAACAAAGCCACAAAGAGCAAAAGTGGAGAATGTGCCAGTGTATCTGCCAAGCTCATCCAAGTGCCCAACGTTAATCTGAACGGATGCATGATCCTTGGAGGTTATAAGCCTGTTAGTGGCGGAACTGCAACAACAAAAGTACAAATGAGCATTACAATATAGACAAAAATTGTGAGAAAGAAACATGAGTGAAGCAAATTAAAAACCATTTCCTGGGGATATAAAGATCCATGTTTTGCCCCTCTTCGTTCTGCATCTTTTCAGACTGCTTAACTGATGAAGAAACGCAAAGCTGAAACTATATTTGAACTTCAAGTTCGATCCCCTGCAAATAAATTATGAACAAACATTTTATAGAAAACCCAAATCctgatttaaattataatttctggGAAAAAAAATTGCCAAGCatatttaaacatttcaaaagggaaaaaaattcaaACGTATGAAgattaaaacaccaaaataaaattAGAACTATGAAACCCAGAGACACAGAAAGGTATACTACCTGTAAGATAATAAAGGAAAGCGGCTGAAGACGCGAAAACTGCTAGGGCtgggtttatttatttaaaacatgataattatttttttaagaaaattagcTGGATTTTATTACAGAAGGCCAACACAAAATGCAAAGCCAAAATGACATGGGTCATAATAGActagtccaaaacatacaaacaaaGACTAAGCCCACAAAAGCCAAAACCAAAAGaatcaaaaacaaaaacagaaaaaacAGCCCAACAACAAGATCCAGCAAACGGCAAAAAAAGGGGAGCTCTAGAGACGTCTTCTTCAGCTGTACTCCAATAATTAAAACCCCTTTTGAAAAAATTAGCAAGAACC carries:
- the LOC107893631 gene encoding 40S ribosomal protein S21 isoform X2 — translated: MQNEEGQNMDLYIPSSATNRLITSKDHASVQINVGHLDELGRYTGTFSTFALCGFVRAQGDADSALDRLWQKKKAKVRQ
- the LOC107893631 gene encoding 40S ribosomal protein S21 isoform X1, yielding MQNEEGQNMDLYIPRKCSATNRLITSKDHASVQINVGHLDELGRYTGTFSTFALCGFVRAQGDADSALDRLWQKKKAKVRQ